One window of Ziziphus jujuba cultivar Dongzao chromosome 5, ASM3175591v1 genomic DNA carries:
- the LOC107406033 gene encoding large ribosomal subunit protein cL38, with protein MFASAMFGAQALSLRNPPSTALLLGPSGGVVRIEAPRHVGGLVIECSSRPQKKATAHHRKTRPRKTQPWDVKRKPTVYPPLPPLPPEWTLLSHDHSSSASAAVEVSVIPPPEAQPATPSG; from the coding sequence ATGTTCGCGTCCGCCATGTTTGGTGCTCAAGCGTTATCACTGCGTAACCCACCGTCCACAGCATTGCTACTGGGACCCAGTGGCGGTGTGGTCCGGATAGAAGCGCCAAGGCACGTTGGTGGGTTGGTGATAGAATGCTCGTCCAGGCCACAGAAGAAGGCCACGGCGCACCATAGGAAGACTCGGCCACGCAAGACTCAGCCATGGGACGTCAAGCGCAAGCCCACCGTTTACCCTCCCTTGCCTCCCCTCCCTCCCGAGTGGACCTTGCTCTCCCATGATcattcttcttctgcttctgctGCTGTTGAAGTCTCTGTTATTCCTCCTCCCGAAGCTCAGCCCGCCACACCAAGTGGATAA